The Leptolyngbya sp. CCY15150 genome contains a region encoding:
- the psaK gene encoding photosystem I reaction center subunit PsaK: protein MHSMVLAAATTTAWSFDVALIMITCNLFAIAIGYYAIQKRGVGPGLPVDMPAIFTGFGIPELLATASFGHILGAGMILGLSNAGLL from the coding sequence ATGCATTCGATGGTGCTTGCGGCGGCGACAACAACGGCTTGGTCCTTTGATGTTGCATTGATTATGATTACCTGCAACCTCTTTGCGATCGCCATTGGCTACTACGCGATCCAGAAGCGCGGCGTTGGCCCCGGCCTACCGGTAGACATGCCAGCCATCTTTACCGGCTTTGGCATTCCAGAACTGCTCGCCACGGCTAGTTTTGGTCATATCCTCGGTGCTGGGATGATCCTTGGCCTATCCAACGCTGGATTGCTGTAG